The proteins below are encoded in one region of Paenisporosarcina cavernae:
- the truA gene encoding tRNA pseudouridine(38-40) synthase TruA, producing MTRWKMTISYDGTDFVGYQIQPNGRTVQEEIENVLSRMHSCTPIRVVASGRTDAGVHASGQVIHFDTTLVLPAERWIRALNSQLPTDIRVLEAETVHDTFHARFDTTGKRYRYKWDIAKIQQPFHRNYAVHGIGTPSIELMKEGASSLIGTHDFSSFCAANTSVKDKVRTIESITFVLVNEELHMVIQGDGFLYNMVRIIAGLLWEVGTGRRAVDEVKEILHAKDRKKSAKTAPAHGLYLEKVFYE from the coding sequence ATGACTAGATGGAAAATGACAATTTCATATGACGGAACTGACTTTGTCGGCTATCAAATCCAGCCAAACGGACGAACGGTTCAAGAAGAAATAGAAAATGTATTATCTCGCATGCATAGTTGCACACCCATTCGAGTTGTTGCGAGCGGTAGGACGGACGCAGGCGTGCATGCAAGCGGACAAGTGATTCACTTTGATACAACGCTTGTTCTTCCTGCAGAACGGTGGATACGTGCGTTAAATAGCCAATTACCCACAGACATCCGAGTATTGGAAGCAGAAACCGTGCACGACACGTTTCATGCTCGTTTTGATACGACAGGAAAACGCTATCGCTACAAATGGGATATCGCGAAAATTCAACAACCTTTCCATCGCAATTATGCAGTCCATGGGATTGGAACACCTTCCATTGAGTTGATGAAAGAAGGAGCGTCTTCACTTATTGGAACGCATGACTTCAGTAGTTTTTGTGCAGCGAATACATCGGTAAAAGACAAAGTTCGTACGATTGAATCGATTACGTTCGTTTTGGTGAATGAAGAGCTGCATATGGTGATTCAAGGTGACGGCTTCCTCTATAATATGGTCCGCATTATCGCGGGTTTATTGTGGGAAGTGGGAACAGGAAGACGAGCTGTAGATGAAGTGAAGGAAATCTTGCACGCAAAAGATCGGAAAAAATCCGCTAAAACGGCACCTGCGCATGGTCTTTATCTCGAGAAAGTGTTCTACGAGTAG
- a CDS encoding energy-coupling factor ABC transporter ATP-binding protein, with protein MEIVFKQVGFSYSKGTPFEKRALMDVNVRIKSGSYHAVIGHTGSGKSTLLQLMNGLLKPSEGQVRVGDRMMIAGKKTKNLVEMRKHIGIVFQFPEQQLFEETVEKDIMFGPMNFGVSEAEAKSRAKEYISLVGLDETFLEKSPFDLSGGQMRRVAIAGVLAMKPSVLILDEPTAGLDPRGRNDMMELFAALHLREELTTILVTHSMEDAWRYADEVTIMYRGKSVLTGETTDVLTNETALANYSLRMPHVMEFKRILEQRLGVSLEGYPKTEQELAKVIASRFAKEGEE; from the coding sequence ATGGAAATTGTATTCAAACAAGTAGGCTTCTCCTACTCAAAAGGAACTCCATTTGAAAAACGAGCACTTATGGATGTAAACGTAAGGATAAAAAGTGGCTCGTATCATGCAGTCATTGGGCATACGGGGTCCGGGAAATCGACGTTGCTACAGTTAATGAACGGGTTGTTAAAACCGAGTGAAGGACAAGTACGTGTAGGCGATCGAATGATGATTGCTGGAAAGAAAACAAAAAACCTCGTAGAGATGCGTAAGCACATTGGCATTGTGTTTCAATTTCCGGAACAGCAGTTATTTGAAGAAACAGTGGAGAAAGATATCATGTTTGGTCCGATGAATTTTGGGGTGTCAGAAGCAGAAGCAAAAAGTCGAGCGAAAGAATATATTTCCCTTGTTGGTTTGGATGAGACATTTTTAGAAAAATCACCATTTGATTTATCGGGCGGACAAATGCGTCGCGTCGCAATTGCAGGCGTGTTGGCCATGAAACCCTCTGTTCTTATTCTAGATGAGCCCACGGCAGGACTAGATCCACGAGGAAGAAATGATATGATGGAGTTATTCGCGGCACTTCATTTACGTGAAGAGTTAACGACAATTTTGGTAACGCATTCGATGGAGGATGCATGGCGCTACGCAGATGAAGTGACTATTATGTACCGTGGGAAAAGTGTGTTAACTGGGGAAACGACGGATGTGTTAACAAATGAAACAGCACTGGCAAACTATTCCCTTCGTATGCCGCACGTGATGGAATTCAAACGTATTCTTGAACAAAGACTTGGCGTTTCACTAGAAGGGTACCCGAAAACAGAACAAGAATTAGCTAAAGTAATTGCTTCACGCTTCGCAAAGGAAGGTGAAGAATAA
- a CDS encoding energy-coupling factor transporter transmembrane component T family protein encodes MLESMIFGRYIPGNTLVHRMDARAKILFVFFFIAIVFIANNAITYGLLVITVAAFVGLSKIRPYFLLNGLKPVVFLVLFTFFLHLFFTKGGDVLFSYRFITIYEEGLRQGIFISIRFFLLVVVTTILTLTTSPISITDGIELLLHPLKRWKLPVHELALMMSISLRFIPTLMDETSKIMKAQMARGSDMTSGPVKARLKAVVPLLIPLFVSAFKRAEDLAIAMEVRGYRGGEGRSRYRKLDWRFADTMALAFLVVLAIVLFLFRS; translated from the coding sequence ATGTTAGAGTCCATGATTTTTGGACGGTATATTCCAGGTAATACGTTGGTGCACCGCATGGATGCGAGAGCGAAAATACTATTTGTATTTTTCTTTATCGCGATTGTGTTTATTGCCAATAACGCCATCACTTACGGGCTATTAGTAATTACCGTTGCAGCTTTTGTTGGTTTATCAAAAATACGACCATACTTTTTATTGAACGGTTTAAAACCAGTAGTCTTTCTTGTGTTATTTACGTTCTTCTTGCATTTATTTTTCACAAAAGGAGGAGACGTTCTCTTTTCATATCGATTCATTACCATTTATGAAGAAGGATTACGACAAGGGATATTTATCTCTATCCGATTTTTCTTGTTAGTCGTTGTGACAACGATCTTAACACTGACAACTTCTCCTATATCCATTACAGATGGTATTGAATTATTGCTACACCCACTTAAGCGTTGGAAACTGCCGGTGCATGAACTAGCATTGATGATGTCGATTTCCTTGCGATTTATTCCAACATTGATGGACGAAACGAGCAAAATTATGAAAGCGCAAATGGCACGTGGCTCCGATATGACAAGTGGGCCAGTAAAGGCGCGGCTAAAAGCAGTAGTACCTTTACTCATTCCGTTATTTGTTAGTGCATTTAAACGTGCAGAAGACTTGGCGATTGCGATGGAAGTCCGAGGCTATCGTGGCGGGGAAGGAAGAAGTCGCTATCGCAAGTTGGACTGGAGATTTGCTGATACGATGGCTCTTGCCTTTCTTGTAGTACTTGCGATCGTACTTTTTCTGTTTCGCTCGTGA